From Desulfobacterales bacterium, the proteins below share one genomic window:
- the asd gene encoding aspartate-semialdehyde dehydrogenase, with product MLKVGFVGWRGMVGSVLMARMRAENDFQGISPLFFTTSQMGQKGPDIGVDLPPLKDAHDTRALAEMDIILTCQGGDYTKAVYEKLRAAGWQGYWVDAASTLRMAEDSIIVLDPVNQAIIDEAFSKGIKNFIGGNCTVSLMLMAIGGLFKANLIEWVTSMTYQAASGAGAKNMRELVSQMAAIGNAAGDLLDNPASAIQDIDRRVIEHMRDSRFPVDNFGVPLAGSVIPWIDSEVENGQSKEEWKGYAETNKILNNDPPVPIDGICVRIGAMRCHCQALTIKMPRAVPLDEIESMIRESNDWVRVIPNTKEETMKRLTPAAVTGELDVPVGRLRHPNLGREYLTLYTVGDQLLWGAAEPIRRMLNILKEKLS from the coding sequence ATGCTAAAGGTAGGATTTGTCGGCTGGCGGGGAATGGTCGGCTCGGTTCTGATGGCGCGGATGCGCGCTGAAAATGATTTTCAGGGCATATCCCCCCTGTTCTTTACAACTTCGCAGATGGGGCAGAAAGGCCCGGATATTGGAGTCGACCTGCCGCCATTAAAAGATGCCCATGATACCAGGGCCCTTGCCGAAATGGATATTATTCTGACCTGCCAGGGCGGGGATTATACAAAGGCTGTATATGAAAAACTGCGCGCCGCCGGTTGGCAGGGATATTGGGTGGATGCGGCATCCACCCTCCGAATGGCTGAGGACAGCATTATCGTACTGGACCCGGTCAATCAGGCCATTATTGACGAGGCGTTCTCAAAAGGGATCAAAAACTTTATCGGCGGCAACTGTACGGTCAGTCTGATGCTGATGGCCATTGGCGGCCTCTTTAAGGCCAACCTGATTGAATGGGTCACCTCAATGACCTATCAGGCCGCATCCGGTGCGGGCGCCAAAAATATGCGTGAGCTGGTGAGCCAGATGGCGGCCATCGGCAACGCAGCCGGAGATCTGCTTGATAATCCGGCCTCCGCGATTCAGGATATTGACCGCCGGGTGATCGAGCATATGCGGGACAGCCGATTTCCGGTGGACAACTTCGGTGTGCCTCTGGCCGGCAGCGTAATCCCCTGGATTGACAGCGAAGTGGAAAACGGGCAGTCCAAAGAGGAGTGGAAGGGATATGCAGAGACCAATAAAATTTTAAATAATGATCCGCCCGTTCCGATAGACGGCATCTGCGTGCGCATCGGCGCCATGCGCTGCCACTGCCAGGCGTTGACCATAAAAATGCCCCGGGCGGTGCCGTTAGATGAGATTGAATCCATGATTCGCGAATCCAACGACTGGGTCCGGGTGATCCCCAATACCAAGGAAGAAACCATGAAGCGGCTGACACCGGCGGCGGTGACCGGCGAACTCGATGTTCCGGTGGGCCGGCTCCGTCATCCGAACCTGGGCCGGGAGTATCTCACCCTTTATACGGTGGGGGATCAGCTCCTGTGGGGGGCGGCTGAGCCGATCAGGCGGATGCTAAATATCCTGAAGGAAAAATTGTCCTGA
- the gspF gene encoding type II secretion system inner membrane protein GspF has protein sequence MPIYEYTALNIKGKSVSDIIDADSTAAARQKLRSANIYPISIKEVYEREVKRESRLSAFLTKPLSARVKPAELAMMTRQLATLLGAGFPLVSAIYTLIPQASSNAFKRILSQIKDAIEEGSSFAEALALYPDTFSPIYINMVKSGESSGTLELVLQRLADISERQQALTNRIRSAMAYPILMFIIGVIVLFVLLTYIVPSITAIFTDMGQTLPAPTRFLIAASEFMKTGWWIVLLGVIVVFAGFKQIKKTDAGKYRMDQFILKLPGIGNLVRKLAVGRFSRTLGTLLDNGVSLLVALKIVKNVVGNRLVADTIEYAANEVEKGNSLARALAASNIFPHISIQMVQVGEQSGEMENMLGKVADIYESEVENTILSLTSLLEPAIILVMGVIVGFIVLSICLPIFEMNQLVR, from the coding sequence ATGCCGATTTACGAATACACCGCATTAAACATCAAGGGCAAAAGCGTCTCGGATATCATTGATGCCGACAGCACGGCAGCGGCGCGGCAAAAGCTGCGCTCGGCAAATATCTATCCGATCTCGATTAAAGAGGTCTATGAGCGGGAGGTTAAAAGGGAAAGCCGGCTTTCCGCCTTTCTGACCAAGCCGCTCTCCGCCCGGGTGAAGCCCGCGGAATTGGCCATGATGACCCGGCAGCTGGCGACTCTTCTGGGCGCCGGCTTCCCGCTGGTTTCAGCCATCTACACCCTGATCCCGCAGGCCTCTTCCAACGCCTTTAAGCGGATCCTGTCCCAGATAAAGGATGCCATCGAGGAAGGCAGCAGTTTTGCCGAGGCCCTCGCCCTCTATCCGGATACGTTTTCACCCATATACATCAATATGGTTAAATCCGGTGAATCCTCGGGTACCCTGGAACTGGTGCTTCAGCGGCTGGCCGATATCAGCGAGCGGCAGCAGGCCTTGACCAACCGCATCCGCTCGGCCATGGCCTACCCGATACTGATGTTTATTATCGGCGTGATCGTGCTGTTTGTGCTGTTAACCTATATTGTGCCGAGCATCACAGCCATCTTTACCGATATGGGGCAAACCCTGCCGGCGCCCACCCGGTTTTTGATAGCCGCCAGCGAATTCATGAAAACCGGCTGGTGGATCGTGCTGCTCGGGGTGATCGTCGTCTTTGCGGGTTTTAAGCAGATTAAGAAAACCGATGCCGGTAAATACCGCATGGATCAATTCATTCTTAAACTCCCGGGCATCGGCAATCTGGTCCGCAAGCTGGCAGTGGGCCGGTTCTCCCGCACCCTGGGCACGCTCTTGGATAACGGGGTATCGCTTCTTGTTGCTTTAAAAATTGTTAAAAATGTGGTGGGCAACCGCCTGGTCGCAGATACCATAGAGTATGCGGCCAATGAGGTGGAAAAAGGCAACAGCCTGGCCCGGGCGCTGGCTGCCTCAAACATTTTTCCGCATATTTCCATCCAAATGGTTCAGGTGGGCGAGCAAAGCGGGGAGATGGAAAACATGCTGGGGAAAGTGGCGGATATTTATGAAAGCGAGGTGGAAAACACGATCCTAAGCCTCACCTCACTGCTTGAACCGGCCATTATTCTGGTCATGGGCGTAATCGTCGGGTTCATCGTGTTGTCCATCTGCCTGCCGATTTTTGAAATGAATCAATTGGTCCGATAG
- a CDS encoding CPBP family intramembrane glutamic endopeptidase, which produces MGSAGIDLIPLLLCAGAVIALEAAAQWINADPLMVTAAIRLIDICLVLGIIYIFHRRISIIGLSLKTAASGIWHGVLWAGGFGGLVLVVSGILYVFGISPLSLIQIQVPENAGRLILFIIIGGVIGPVAEEFVFRGLFYSFLRRWGLLAALIGSTALFVLAHQPAAGIPVPQIVGGVVFALSYEVSKSLITPMIIHVSGNLSLFMLGLIDQLF; this is translated from the coding sequence TGGCGCGGTAATCGCCCTGGAAGCAGCCGCCCAGTGGATCAATGCCGACCCGCTGATGGTAACTGCCGCCATCCGGCTGATCGATATCTGCCTGGTTTTGGGGATTATCTATATATTTCATCGCCGGATAAGCATCATCGGCCTATCGCTCAAAACCGCCGCTTCTGGCATTTGGCATGGAGTGCTGTGGGCTGGAGGTTTTGGGGGGTTGGTGCTTGTCGTTTCAGGAATTTTGTATGTTTTCGGTATATCCCCCCTTTCGTTGATCCAGATTCAAGTGCCTGAGAATGCCGGCCGATTAATCCTTTTTATCATCATCGGCGGTGTCATCGGTCCCGTGGCTGAAGAGTTTGTATTCCGCGGCCTATTTTACAGTTTTTTAAGACGCTGGGGGCTGCTGGCCGCGCTTATCGGCAGCACCGCCCTGTTTGTTCTGGCCCATCAGCCGGCCGCTGGCATACCGGTTCCGCAGATTGTCGGCGGCGTCGTTTTCGCTCTTTCCTATGAAGTTTCAAAGAGCCTTATCACGCCAATGATCATTCATGTTTCGGGCAATCTGTCGCTTTTTATGCTGGGGCTTATCGATCAGCTGTTTTGA
- a CDS encoding tetratricopeptide repeat protein: MALIVTVALILCGHSDLWANANQSEKLRPLPGADALFDYAWFNFENKDYETAIIELKRFLYFYPNDPRAARASYHLGISYLRLKKYDQAVNAFQKTIETYPDDEFAIESRFQISRCQLQMNNPDEGAGGLINLIKETDQPAVKDRARYRLGWIAIETGRIGQASTWFNRISPNRQTDYQVAELQKDMARIKDLPQKRPFLAGLFSVIPGGGYLYTGRYQDAAVAFVVNAALMGAAYESFDNDLEVLGGLLALIDAGFYAGSIYGGISSAHKFNRSAYNQYIENLKETHQGGAFSAIPARSGIKIAFTWRF, encoded by the coding sequence ATGGCATTGATTGTCACAGTGGCGCTAATCCTTTGCGGACACAGCGACTTATGGGCAAACGCGAACCAGTCAGAAAAGCTGCGACCGCTTCCCGGTGCAGACGCCTTGTTTGACTATGCCTGGTTTAATTTTGAAAACAAGGATTATGAAACTGCCATCATCGAATTGAAGCGGTTCCTTTATTTTTATCCGAACGATCCCCGGGCGGCCAGAGCTTCTTATCATCTTGGCATCTCTTATCTCCGTCTTAAAAAATATGACCAGGCGGTCAATGCTTTCCAGAAAACGATTGAAACTTACCCGGACGATGAATTTGCCATTGAATCCAGATTTCAGATCAGCCGCTGCCAGCTGCAGATGAATAATCCGGATGAAGGTGCCGGCGGGTTGATCAATTTGATTAAAGAAACAGACCAGCCGGCGGTTAAAGACCGGGCCCGCTACAGGCTTGGCTGGATTGCAATTGAAACCGGCCGGATCGGCCAGGCCAGCACCTGGTTTAATCGTATATCCCCAAACCGCCAAACCGACTATCAAGTGGCTGAGCTTCAAAAAGACATGGCGCGGATTAAAGACCTGCCGCAAAAGCGCCCCTTTCTGGCCGGTCTCTTCTCGGTTATCCCGGGCGGGGGGTATCTGTACACCGGCCGGTATCAGGATGCGGCGGTGGCGTTTGTGGTAAACGCGGCGCTAATGGGGGCGGCGTATGAAAGCTTTGACAATGATTTGGAGGTGCTTGGCGGGCTGCTTGCCCTGATTGACGCCGGGTTTTACGCAGGCAGCATTTATGGGGGGATCTCAAGCGCCCATAAATTTAACCGATCCGCTTACAATCAGTATATAGAGAATTTGAAAGAAACCCATCAGGGCGGGGCTTTCTCAGCTATACCCGCGAGATCCGGCATAAAGATCGCCTTCACCTGGCGATTTTAG
- the gspE gene encoding type II secretion system ATPase GspE, protein MIASRLTEILQKDFGVSEASIEELQAEPTATPAETLIKKQVVSEPQLLEAYSKLYDIPYVPHLPVEEFNMEFARKVSIQFLKKFTLIPLACQSPLTGLGIDAASDEALDEQPTTVIAINDPTAFQPVDDLVRILELDNYQLVLTARDTILSLINMAYDSSRDTAQQLVADMEENGAEIISEIEETADLLDDTSDAPIIKLVNHIISQSVKMGASDIHIEPYQNTFKVRYRVDGVLYDFLSPPKWMQSALLSRIKVMSKMNIAEKRLPQDGRFEVKIGDQDIDIRVSSIPITHGERIVLRLLNKSSALLKLPELGLDQEKLDQVKRMLRYSHGIILVTGPTGSGKTTTLYAVLSRINSPDINIITIEDPVEYQLKGVGQIQVNPKIDLTFARGLRSIVRQDPDVILIGEMRDLETAEIGVQSALTGHLVFSTLHTNDSASAITRLVDLGVEPFLISSSVIAVIAQRLVRVLCNECKEAYTADEATIKEMGLNPDQPEDLVLYRASACSKCFHSGYKGRVGIYEIMELKSSLQNLILKNYDSHQIKREAVNQGMTTLFQDGIRKVLSGVTTIEEVLRVTQN, encoded by the coding sequence ATGATCGCAAGTCGTTTAACAGAAATTCTGCAAAAAGATTTCGGCGTCTCTGAAGCCTCCATTGAGGAGCTGCAGGCAGAGCCGACCGCAACCCCGGCTGAGACGCTGATTAAAAAGCAGGTGGTCTCGGAGCCCCAGCTCCTGGAGGCCTACAGCAAGCTCTATGATATCCCGTACGTGCCACACCTCCCGGTTGAAGAGTTCAACATGGAGTTTGCCCGCAAGGTGTCCATTCAGTTTTTAAAAAAATTCACCCTTATTCCCCTGGCCTGCCAGAGCCCCTTGACCGGTCTGGGCATTGATGCCGCTTCGGATGAAGCTTTGGACGAGCAGCCGACAACCGTTATCGCCATCAATGATCCGACGGCCTTTCAGCCGGTGGATGACCTGGTCCGGATTCTTGAGCTGGACAACTATCAGCTGGTCTTAACCGCCCGGGATACCATATTGTCGCTGATCAACATGGCCTATGACAGCAGCCGGGATACCGCGCAGCAGCTGGTGGCGGATATGGAGGAAAACGGTGCGGAAATCATCAGTGAAATCGAAGAGACCGCGGATCTCCTGGATGATACAAGTGATGCCCCGATTATCAAGCTGGTCAACCACATCATATCCCAGTCCGTTAAAATGGGGGCCAGCGATATCCACATCGAGCCCTATCAGAATACCTTCAAGGTCCGCTACCGGGTTGACGGCGTGCTTTATGATTTCCTTTCCCCGCCCAAATGGATGCAGTCCGCGCTGCTTTCGAGAATCAAGGTGATGTCCAAAATGAACATCGCCGAAAAGCGGCTGCCCCAGGACGGCAGGTTTGAGGTAAAGATCGGGGATCAGGACATTGATATCCGGGTCTCCAGTATTCCCATCACCCACGGGGAACGGATCGTGCTGCGGCTGCTCAATAAATCCAGCGCCCTGCTGAAACTGCCGGAACTTGGATTGGACCAGGAGAAGTTGGACCAGGTCAAACGCATGCTCCGTTATTCACATGGGATTATCCTGGTCACCGGCCCAACGGGAAGCGGCAAAACCACCACGCTGTATGCGGTCCTGTCCCGGATCAACTCCCCGGACATCAATATCATTACCATTGAGGATCCGGTGGAATACCAGTTAAAGGGCGTGGGGCAAATTCAGGTGAATCCGAAAATCGATCTCACCTTTGCCCGGGGGCTTCGCTCCATTGTCCGGCAGGACCCGGATGTCATACTCATCGGGGAGATGCGGGATCTGGAAACCGCGGAAATCGGCGTACAGTCCGCATTAACCGGCCATCTGGTCTTTTCCACCCTTCATACCAACGACTCTGCCAGTGCCATCACCCGACTGGTGGATCTTGGGGTTGAGCCGTTTCTGATATCCTCCTCGGTTATTGCGGTCATTGCCCAGCGCCTGGTCCGCGTGCTCTGCAATGAGTGCAAAGAAGCGTATACAGCGGATGAGGCCACCATTAAAGAGATGGGGCTTAACCCGGATCAGCCGGAAGATTTGGTCTTATACCGGGCCAGCGCCTGTTCCAAGTGCTTTCACAGCGGCTATAAAGGCCGGGTGGGGATCTATGAGATCATGGAGCTTAAAAGCTCCCTGCAGAACCTGATACTCAAAAATTATGATTCCCATCAGATTAAACGAGAGGCCGTCAACCAGGGGATGACAACGCTTTTCCAGGACGGCATCCGAAAAGTGCTAAGCGGGGTGACCACCATCGAAGAAGTGCTGCGCGTGACCCAGAACTGA